TGCCTAATACTTGCATAGCATTGTACTCCAAAGAAAGTAACATTGTTTGCAAATTTGGATCAGCAATATCTAAAGACTCCTATCTTATCACTTTTCTTAATGTAACAATTAGCCAAGCCTCCTACTCTAACAAAAGAAATATAATTGGTTGTTTAAGTCCAACACCTAATCCTCAACCTCATAGCTTAGAATATGTTGATGTAACTGGTGAAGTAGCTGCTCAATCAGTATATGCCTCTGTTGTAAATGTTCAGGTAACAAGAAGCGGTACTGGAACTAAAGATAATTACTATGTTTCTCATATATATGACAATTCCTCAAGTCTTTCTTCTTTGTCAGTAAATGCGACTTACACTGTAGCTATAGTCCCACCAATACAACCTGGTGATACTGTAGAAGGCACTGTGTTCGGCTCATACAAAGAATAGAGTGCAATTTCCTTCTAAGTAGTCAGGCATCAATAAGAAGAGGTGCTCAGTCAAAACTATAGCAATATCTATAAGAGACTCGCACCTTTTTGCTATTTTATATAAGAGCGTACTTCATAAAGATTAACTCATTAGCATATCTAATCCTACTCTATCATATACTTCAAATTCTTTTATTGATCTAAGTATTTCTTTTTTCCCTAATTCAACAAATCCTTGATTATAATATAATTTCCCAAGTTCAAGTAAAGCTACTTTATTACTTATCAAATTTAATAAATTTACTGCTTTTTTAAGTTCTTCATATCTATCATTAATGAGTAATACCTCACAAATTTCTAAAATCATTTCAAGAGATTCTTTCTCATTTTCATCATTAGATATTTCTGAAGCTTCCTCCCCCTTAAAAATATTCAAACACTGTGAATATACTTTTATAAATTTTTTATTATAATCTGACAAAGTTTCATAATTAACACTGTTGATTAAACTTAAAGCCTTCTCATAATTATTGGTTAATATACTACTTAAGACTTTATGAACTAAAAAGTATACATAAGTATCACTTTTTCCATTCATATTCTCCATGTTTATGCATTCCTCAAATGCCCCTGTTCTTACAAGACATCTTGCTTTGAGAATAATCATATCATCTGTAAAAACTCCTGTTTGTTCATATTTAATTATATATTCTAAGGCTGTTTTATAAAGTCCTTGAGAATAGAACAACTCTGCCATAACTTTATCAGCTTCAGTATAATTATCTAAATGCTTCTCAAGTATTTTTTTAAATTCATCTACTGGTGTATTTTTATTTTTTAATATAAATCCAATTGAATATATAGGACTGATAAAATCAACATTTATAGCCTTTTCATAATAATTATATGCAGTCTCATAGTCCTTTAAATTAAAATATACATTCCCTAATTCATAATAAGCCTTAAAGTCTCCTACTCCCAATATGCATCTATATTGAATAGGTGCCTCCCCTAATTCAACGCATTTCTCTAACTCCCTAATTTGCTTAATTGGCATATTCATATCCTTGTAAACTAATGACCTTAAAAAATATAATTCTGTAAACTTAGGATAATGCTCTATTCCAATATTTATAAACTTTAAGGTTGTCTCATAATCTTTAATTTTACAATTTTCAAAAGCTATCCTAAATATCAACAAATAGCTATATCCTTTTCGGGGATCAAATTTTTCATAAGATTTATAATAATGCTGTAAAGCTTTTTCTGAATCATCTAGTCTAGCATATTCAGTTCCTAGATTAAAATGGGCAAATGCATTATTGGGATCTTTTCTTATTTGTTCTTCTAAGAGAGTTATATTTCTATCTTTCTTATTCTTTGAGTATATGCTTTTATTTAGATAACCGTAATGATAAACCTTTATATCCCTGCACATTACACCATATTTTTTTTCTGAATATATTAATTGATTATGAATTTCTCCTTCATAATGCGTTCCTTGATTGTTTTTAAACAACCTTGGATTTAAATTTATACTTATAGAAGTTTTATCAATTGAGTCCCCATAATAACTTAAGGTTTCAAAGAAATAAATGGTGTCTTCGTTTAACGAACTTTCTAATAATTTCTTTAGGACTTCTATAGAGTCATTACTTAATTCCTCATCTGCATCAAGAATTAGTATCCAATCTTTAGTGGCATATTTTAATGATTCATTTCTGGCATCACTAAAGCTATTATTCCATTTATAATAATGTATCTTTGCATTAAAATTTTTAGCAATGGCTACTGTTCTATCTGAAGACCCTGTGTCTACAACTATAACTTCATCTACAATATCCTTGACACTTTCTAAACAGGTTGCTAAATACTCCTCTTCATCCTTAACAATCATACATAAGCTTACTTCATTACTCACGCCATAACCCTCCTAAGCTGCTTATACTAACATTCATACGTATATTATTATGATATGTAAGACTATCACAGAAGTTCTTTAGCTTCTAATCTTAGGTTAGATATTTAGTAGTTTATTGCTTATTTCTCGATCAATTATCTTCTTTATCCCCTCTAAAAAAGAATACTTAGGATACCAGTTTAACTCTCTATTAGCTTTTGTTATATCAGCTACTACATCGTTCATTTCATTTTTTCTTTGACCATCCTCACAGATTACTTTCTTCTCAATATTTAATATTTCTAGGACGACTTCAATTACTTGCCTCACACTAATTGAATAACCACTCCCAATATTATATACAGAATAATTTTTATTTTTATTATTTATAGTTAAAAGTATTGCATCAACTATATCCTCTAAATAAATATAATCTCTTTTAGGCGATAAATCTTTAACTTTTATTTCATTACTATATAGAGCTTGATCGATTATATGTGGAATTAGAAATTTTTTATTTTGCCCTATTCCATATATATTGAAAGGACGTATAATACTTATATTTACATTAAATTCCCTTGAATAAAACTCACACAATTGCTCTGCTATATACTTAGAATGCGCATAAGGATTATTCGGGGATATAGCCAAAGATTCTGAGATAGGCATGGTTTTAGGTTGTCCGTAGATATATGAACTAATAAATGTTAAATCAATGTTATATTCCTTACATATTTCTAATATATTTAAAGTTCCAAAAGAATTAACCTTATAGAACTCTTCTGGATGAGTCCAACTTTCTGGAACAAATGTTTTTGCTGCCAAATGAAAAATATGACTTATCTTTTCAAAATTAAAACTTCTTAAAGTTTCTATACTTGTAACATCTCCATTTGAAGAGTTTAACTCCAAAACATCATATTTTAGTTCTATTAACTTTTCTTTCAATCTTCTCCCAACAAATCCATTTGATCCTGTTACTACTACCTGATTCAAATGAACCACCTTCTTTTCTATACTTATTGAATAGAATCTTTACCTATTTTCGTGAACATCTCAATTGCCTTCTCATAATCATCTGGTCTTCCAATATCTAACCAATATCCATCAAATTCAAAGCTATATATTCTATCACTATTTTGAATCATATCTAATACTAGAGAATCAAGCCCATATGGAATCCCTTTCTTTACATACTCTAAAACTTCTGGTTCAAACACGTAAATCCCCATACTTACGTCATAGTTA
This sequence is a window from Clostridium sp. 'White wine YQ'. Protein-coding genes within it:
- a CDS encoding NAD-dependent epimerase/dehydratase family protein, whose amino-acid sequence is MNQVVVTGSNGFVGRRLKEKLIELKYDVLELNSSNGDVTSIETLRSFNFEKISHIFHLAAKTFVPESWTHPEEFYKVNSFGTLNILEICKEYNIDLTFISSYIYGQPKTMPISESLAISPNNPYAHSKYIAEQLCEFYSREFNVNISIIRPFNIYGIGQNKKFLIPHIIDQALYSNEIKVKDLSPKRDYIYLEDIVDAILLTINNKNKNYSVYNIGSGYSISVRQVIEVVLEILNIEKKVICEDGQRKNEMNDVVADITKANRELNWYPKYSFLEGIKKIIDREISNKLLNI
- a CDS encoding DNRLRE domain-containing protein, producing MPNLLIPATKSLTVTNRVPNGNINEDTILVGNDGEYIYISYLFFDISAIPKDSVICNVDLILFKSDNFYNSRTALFISPLKDFFSTYTTFNNRPEVNTVIRGTFYPLTSKVAITANLTYFVSYWLKNRMPNTCIALYSKESNIVCKFGSAISKDSYLITFLNVTISQASYSNKRNIIGCLSPTPNPQPHSLEYVDVTGEVAAQSVYASVVNVQVTRSGTGTKDNYYVSHIYDNSSSLSSLSVNATYTVAIVPPIQPGDTVEGTVFGSYKE
- a CDS encoding tetratricopeptide repeat-containing glycosyltransferase family 2 protein, which encodes MSNEVSLCMIVKDEEEYLATCLESVKDIVDEVIVVDTGSSDRTVAIAKNFNAKIHYYKWNNSFSDARNESLKYATKDWILILDADEELSNDSIEVLKKLLESSLNEDTIYFFETLSYYGDSIDKTSISINLNPRLFKNNQGTHYEGEIHNQLIYSEKKYGVMCRDIKVYHYGYLNKSIYSKNKKDRNITLLEEQIRKDPNNAFAHFNLGTEYARLDDSEKALQHYYKSYEKFDPRKGYSYLLIFRIAFENCKIKDYETTLKFINIGIEHYPKFTELYFLRSLVYKDMNMPIKQIRELEKCVELGEAPIQYRCILGVGDFKAYYELGNVYFNLKDYETAYNYYEKAINVDFISPIYSIGFILKNKNTPVDEFKKILEKHLDNYTEADKVMAELFYSQGLYKTALEYIIKYEQTGVFTDDMIILKARCLVRTGAFEECINMENMNGKSDTYVYFLVHKVLSSILTNNYEKALSLINSVNYETLSDYNKKFIKVYSQCLNIFKGEEASEISNDENEKESLEMILEICEVLLINDRYEELKKAVNLLNLISNKVALLELGKLYYNQGFVELGKKEILRSIKEFEVYDRVGLDMLMS